Genomic window (Nitrospirota bacterium):
CTGCCAACCCGCGTCTAAAAACTATTTTTAATAGTTTATTCCCCGATGCCTTTATTGCAATCTCTTTCCCGTCAGCCTGAATATAATAACTGTCAGGATTTTCAATGCACTCTATAATTTCAAAAACGGTTGCCTGTATCTTTCTATTGCGATTTTTAGCATGTCTTGTGAACTTTAACCCCATTTGCTATATCTTAACAGAAAGTTTTTACTTTTGCGTAGCTGGTTTTCCACTTATGCTTTTCTTTTTTGCCGAGTCTATAAGCTCTATAAGTTTATCAGCCTGTAAAGAACCTGTGAGTACAGAGCCGTCAGGCAGGATTGACGTCGGCGTGCCTGAGATGCCGAGGCGTGCCGCAAGTTTGATATTTTTGTCAATCACATCTGTTTCACAGGCAGTTTTCGGTATGGATTTTTTCTCAAAATTATCCTCAAGAAGTTTCAGTGATTTTTCGCATGTTATGCTTTTTGATTTCCAGTAGGCATCAGGATGGAGTTTTGTCAGAGGGAACAGTTTGATGTAAAAGGCGATGTCTTTTCTTTTTTCAACAACTTTTTTGATTTCTTCGTGAAGCTTGCCGCAGAACGGGCAGTCAGGGTCTGTAAAGACAATCACCTTGTTTGCCGCTTTTTTATCGCCTAAAATTAAAGCGTCTTTAAGCGGGATGAGCGAGCGGTTAATCCGCCTTTCTTTGTTAAGAGCATCGAGCCGTTCTTTCGTCTTGTCAATTGCCGCATTTACTTCGATGATGCTGCCGTTTATCAAATACTTCTTTGAAAAGTCCACATAAAACAGCCCGCGCTGGCCCTTATTGTCTATGGAAACTTCCCACAGCCCTCTCGCAGGGCTCATCTGCACCTTTAATATCTTTGCGTCGGGCGCATTGATCTTTGCGAGGATATTGCGGACTTCATCCGTGCTGATGGTGTGGCATTTCGTACAGTCTGTATCGCACGAGCCTGAGGCGTGAACAGGGCTGAAAGCTGATAGATGAAAACTGACAGCTAAAATGAGCAATAATAAAATACGCATAGATAATTATAATACATTTAACATGAAAAATGCATTTAATCAGGGAGGCTGCGTCTGTCTTGAGGCAAGATTCACGGGCCTGTTTTAGAGCAGCAGAGCAGCAGCCCAGCAGAGCAGCAGTTTTCAAAACCTACTGCTCTATTGCGCTACTGAGCTACTGAGCTATTGCTCTAATTATGATATGATAAATCTCCATGGATAAATTAATCATAAAAGGCGGGAAGACCCTTAAAGGCGAGGTTGAGATAAGCGGCGCAAAGAATGCGGCATTGCCTGTTATCGCAGCCACCCTCCTTGCGCCAGGAGAGCACACAATAAGCCGGGTCCCTGACCTCAGGGATATAAAGACAATGGGCAGGCTGCTTGAGAACATGGGCGCGGAGTTTCATTACGAGCCGCATAAAGCAGTCATTGCCGCTGACAAGATAAAGAATCTTGAAGCGCCATACGAGCTTGTTAAGGAAATGAGAGCATCCGTGCTTGTGCTGGGGCCCATGCTGGCAAGGTTTGGCCGCGCAAAGGTCTCTCTGCCCGGAGGCTGTGCGATAGGCGCAAGGCCGATAAACCTTCATCTTATGGGACTTGAAAAGATGGGGGCAAAAATAGAACTTGAATCAGGTTATGTTATGGCATCGGCAAAAAGGCTGAAGGGCGCTGTAATATATTTTGACATATCAACTGTAACAGGGACTGAAAACCTTATGATGGCTGCGTCTCTTGCGAAAGGCGTGACAGTTCTTGAAAATGCAGCAAGAGAGCCTGAAGTTGTAGACCTTGCAAATGCGCTGACAGCAATGGGCGCAAAGATTAACGGCGCAGGAGAGAGCATTATAGAGATAGAAGGCGTAGATGAACTCAGGCCTCTTACCCATAAAGTAATCCCTGACAGGATTGAGACCGGGACATTTATGGCCATAGCAGGGATAACAGGCGGGGATATCACGATACGGGGATGCATGCCGGAACACGTACATGCTTTTTTGATAAAGCTTAAGGCAGCAGGGCTGAAGGTCGAAGAAACAGCGGATGGAGTGCGGGCAGTTGGCACTGCAAGGTCGAAGGCAGTTGATATAGAGACAGCGCCTTATCCCGGATTCCCAACAGATATGCAGGCGCAGTTTATGGCATTAATGAGCACAGCGCAGGGCACAAGCATAATCACAGAGACAATCTTTGAAAACAGGTTCATGCATGTTGCCGAACTCAGGAGAATGGGAGCCGACATAAGTTTTAAAGGAAGCATGGCAACTGTGAGGGGAGTAAGGAAATTAAAAGGAGCGAATGTGATGGCTACAGACCTCAGGGCCAGCGCCTCGCTTGTTGTTGCCGCGCTCGGAGCAGAAGGAGAAACCACTATCCACCGTGTCTACCACCTGGACAGGGGATATGAAAAGATAGAAGAAAAACTTACCATTCTTGGTGTGGATGTCAGAAGGGTCTATGACTCGTAGAGGAAAGTCTATGACTCGTTGAGTCATAGACTTATTGAGAGACAAGCCTTCTTACCTCTCTCCCGTAAGCCTGATCCTTTTAAGGGCTTTTTTACGCGCAGCAATAGCCTTCTTTTTCTTTTTTACGCTTGGCTTTTCGTAATGCTCTCTCTTCTTTATTTCCGAGAGAATTCCTTCACGCTCACACTGCTTTTTAAACTTCCTGAGAGCATTCTCAAAAGAATCACTCTCACGCACCTTCACAGAGGGCATTTATAATCCCCCCCTTCTCATAAATTTTATACTTTAACTAATCCTATATAAAGCAGGATACTTTACCAATTAAATCGTAGTCATGTCAAGGAATCGGAAATGCGCCTTTACCCCATTAAAAAGCAGGGGAAACCCTATCCTTTCCTTTCTAATGGGTTTACACTGCAAATATTTTTGTGGTAAACTTCAAAATCTTCATTTTAAAACCTCAAATCGTATGCCAGAAAAATATGTCATAGGGATAGATATCGGCGGGACAAATCTAAGGGCTGCTTTAATATCCGGCAGAGGAGAAGTAATCAGGAAGATAAAAGAGCCCTCAAGAGTTAATGTGGCGGAGTCTCTTCAAAAGGCTGTTGAAAGCCTGTTTTCAGATGACGTCAGGGGAATAGGCATTGGAGTGGCAGGGCTTGTGGACAGAAAGGAAGGGGTTGTCCTGTGCTCACCCAATCTTCATGGCATTGAAGGGGTTAAGTTTAAAGAGTCTCTGGGTAAACAATTCCCGGTTCCGGTGCTGGTTGAAAATGACGCCAATGCCGCGGCATTCGGAGAAAAATGGATAGGAGCAGGCAAAGAGTTTAATTCTTTTGTTCTTCTTACGCTCGGCACAGGCATTGGAAGCGGTATAATTTACAAAGGGATGCTCGCTGACTGCGCCGCTGAGATAGGGCATATGAGCATTAATGCGGATGGGGAGAAATGCCCTTGCGGTAATTACGGCTGCCTTGAATTGTATGCGGCGGCAAACGCAATACATGCAAAAGTGGTTTCTGCCCTCGAAAAGGGCAGTGAAAGCCTATTGAGAGAATGCGGCAACGGCAATATTTATAAGATTACGGCAGAGGATATTTACAAACATGCGATTGAAGGAGACAATCTTGCGAGAGAAGCGCTCAAGGAGGCAGGAAGGTATCTTGGAATCGGGTTTGCGAATATAATAAACATAATAAGCCCTGAGGCTATAATCCTCACGGGAGGACTTATCGGAGCATGGAACATCTATGTGCAGGAGGCTGTTAAGGAAGCGTCAAGAAGGGCCTTTAAGGCTCTTCTTGATAAAGTCAAAATCATCCCCTCTTTATTGGGAGATGATGCAGGGATGATAGGCGCGG
Coding sequences:
- a CDS encoding DsbC family protein gives rise to the protein MRILLLLILAVSFHLSAFSPVHASGSCDTDCTKCHTISTDEVRNILAKINAPDAKILKVQMSPARGLWEVSIDNKGQRGLFYVDFSKKYLINGSIIEVNAAIDKTKERLDALNKERRINRSLIPLKDALILGDKKAANKVIVFTDPDCPFCGKLHEEIKKVVEKRKDIAFYIKLFPLTKLHPDAYWKSKSITCEKSLKLLEDNFEKKSIPKTACETDVIDKNIKLAARLGISGTPTSILPDGSVLTGSLQADKLIELIDSAKKKSISGKPATQK
- the murA gene encoding UDP-N-acetylglucosamine 1-carboxyvinyltransferase; the protein is MDKLIIKGGKTLKGEVEISGAKNAALPVIAATLLAPGEHTISRVPDLRDIKTMGRLLENMGAEFHYEPHKAVIAADKIKNLEAPYELVKEMRASVLVLGPMLARFGRAKVSLPGGCAIGARPINLHLMGLEKMGAKIELESGYVMASAKRLKGAVIYFDISTVTGTENLMMAASLAKGVTVLENAAREPEVVDLANALTAMGAKINGAGESIIEIEGVDELRPLTHKVIPDRIETGTFMAIAGITGGDITIRGCMPEHVHAFLIKLKAAGLKVEETADGVRAVGTARSKAVDIETAPYPGFPTDMQAQFMALMSTAQGTSIITETIFENRFMHVAELRRMGADISFKGSMATVRGVRKLKGANVMATDLRASASLVVAALGAEGETTIHRVYHLDRGYEKIEEKLTILGVDVRRVYDS
- a CDS encoding 30S ribosomal protein S21 — protein: MPSVKVRESDSFENALRKFKKQCEREGILSEIKKREHYEKPSVKKKKKAIAARKKALKRIRLTGER
- a CDS encoding ROK family protein, which encodes MPEKYVIGIDIGGTNLRAALISGRGEVIRKIKEPSRVNVAESLQKAVESLFSDDVRGIGIGVAGLVDRKEGVVLCSPNLHGIEGVKFKESLGKQFPVPVLVENDANAAAFGEKWIGAGKEFNSFVLLTLGTGIGSGIIYKGMLADCAAEIGHMSINADGEKCPCGNYGCLELYAAANAIHAKVVSALEKGSESLLRECGNGNIYKITAEDIYKHAIEGDNLAREALKEAGRYLGIGFANIINIISPEAIILTGGLIGAWNIYVQEAVKEASRRAFKALLDKVKIIPSLLGDDAGMIGAAGLVFSAQSGIEKKIR